The following DNA comes from Sediminitomix flava.
TGGGGATTGTATTCTCTATTGTTTATAAAGCTTTTGCAAAAGACAAAAATTCAAATCCTGCGATAGTAACCAAGTAAAAGTAACAAGTAAATTTTAGCAGTTATGATCTTTATTAGTATTGACCAGCCAATAAAAAAAGCTCACATCAACCCAAATAGCAGATATAATCAGCAACTAAAAAAAGCTTTAAAACAAGCTGAAGAAGTAATAGAACTTGATGAGCAAGAGAAATTGGTAAATCTCAAAAAGACATTCGGTATTTCATGATACTTAATTGGATGTATGCAGTCTGCATACTCCTACACCTTTCGATTATTCATAATGTAGTGGAGCGGTCTTTTATAAAGGCTTGCTCCTTTTTTTATTTCACCTCTTCTATCATTTCAATAAAGCTTTTTTTGCCTGCTCCACAATTTGTGCAACAAAACTCTTTTGGCAACTCTTGAAAAGACATCAACAGCATTGACTCTACTTGGAGCTGATGTTCTTGATAATATTCAAAGCAATTAGTACACTGATATACTGTTTTGTATTTGTCAGTACCAGCACTTTCTTGCCCCTCTAATTGTAAGTAATAATTCTCACTGATTTCAGAAAGCAATGGAGGAATCACCTCTTTAGAAACTTCTTTCACAAAAGGGTGATACGTTAATGTACTAGGATCATAATTATGAGCATAAAGAATATTATAGGAATCATGCTCCCAGTTACTGTTTGTAAACGTTCGTTCTATAACCACTGGAGTAAACGTAAAACGCTCATTACTCTTAATAGAAAAACTTAATCCATGCGTGCTTATATCTTGCTTATGCAAACACCTGACTATATAATTTTTGAGCGCTAAAGCGCTTTCATCCATTACAGGTAAATGCCAATTTAGCTCTAATGCAGAATGACGAATATTAATTCCAAACTTCCCTAGTAGCTTATCCCAAATTTTGAGGTGCACCTCAGAAATCCCATTTATAATTAAAGACTTCCAAGGACTTATTCTTAATTCATCGATCTGATTATTTAAACAAAGAGCACACAAGGCTTTCAAAAATGAAATAGATATTTTATTATCCCTCCAATACAGCCCCAACCAATAATTATTAGAATCTACTTTATGAAAACCTTCATAACATGAAAAAGGCTTGTTATGGTACTCAAATTGAGTTGCATCATACTGTTGCCTTAAACCTAATGACTTACTAATGTGTTCCCATTCGCTATCCCAATCTGTTACCGATTCAATTAACTCATTACTCTCTATATACTTGGTAATTTTAGACAGCTGATGACTATGAATAAGGTTTGGACAAGACCATAAAGCATCATATTCATTCATCTTTCTAATAAAGAAAAACCAATAATTAGGAATTTCTGAAGCGACAAAATTAAGATGCCCCGCAAATAAAGGTACTAACGTTTGCTTTGGGTCTGTGACGTTGATTTTTACAGAAGGGTGGAGAGGAAATGAAGTTAATACTGATCTATAAACATCTTCTGTAAGCCATTCTGTAGTACTTTCAATAATACTATGAGTAATAAAAGAACTTTGAATATTATGACTTTCCCCTTGTCTTGGTTTACTCGTTTGAATATGCTTTAAAGTGACAATATTTCCATTTACATCTTTAAAATCCTTTATTGAAAACAGAATATCTTGTCGAGAACCTAACTGCAAAAATCTAGCACCCATTTCTTCAGCTGTAGCAGTTATTTTTAATACTTCGGAAATCGATATCAAGCCTCCTAAGGTAAATCTCCTAACAATATTCTTGTGTCTTATCATTTTATTGGATTAATGAAATGCAAAAAGTTAGCTGTAGTATGATCTGAAAATCAAAATATTATTCACTTCAGAAGAAATGTAATAAAATTTACTTTGTCAACTCTTTAATTGTATCTTATAAAAATAATTCTCATTGCTCCTTCATAAAATGTTGAAACAATCTGTATTATTTCCACCCTTAAATAGGCTCAGAAAGCGTATTCACATCCAACAATTGAAGTATTCCTATTACATAGGTTTCTTTATGATTGTAGCTTTTGTTATCGTCAGTCAATTAGTCACACAGAATCATCTCAAGCATCAAGAATCTGCACTTCTATCAATTCAGCAATCAGAACAACTCACAGAAAAACTTAAAGAATTCACCTATAAATTGATGGTATTCGATGAAAAAGCTGACAAGGATTCAAAGCAAGTTGCTATTCAAAAGCTAAGGCAATTATTAGCCTCTTGGAAGGAAGCCCAAAAAGTATTCGAAACAGAATCTTATTCTATCCATAAAAATTTATTTCAAGAAAAAACAAAGGAGCTTTTAGATCACGATTTACTCATTATTTCCAAAACCATAGACGATAGTGCCTTACACATTCTGTCCATTTTGGATACAGAAAATGAGAAAGAACGACAAAAATTATTAATCTCATTAATAGAACTAGAAGATGAGTATTTAGCAATTCTGAAAGTTATCTACACGCAGAGTCAAATCATTCTCCAAAAAAACATTGAGAAGTACATTAATGTCCAAAGCGTTTTTTTCATTCTAATACTTTGTTCTATTGGCATTATTTTCTTTATCATCTACTTACCAACACTGGATATCATAAAGCTTAACGTCTCTGAGTTCAATAAAAAAGAGTATGAACTTCAAAGCGAAATAAAGAATCTAGATGACCATTGTAAGCATATTGAAAATGCATACATTGAGCTCTCGGCACAACCCACAAAAGAGCCTATTCAATATCTTTTATTAAAATCAGACTTATCCTCTAATATATTTTTCACGACCGATCACTTTAGAAAAATCACTGGATTAGATGAAGAAGATGAACCAACTAATTTAATTAATTGGATAGGTCAGACTAATTCATTTACTAAAGAAAATTGGGAACAAACTTTAAAGGGAAAATGGTCTGGAGAATTGAAGATTTTTACGGCAAAAAATAAAGAAATAATACTTGATGCCCACTTAATTAGGAATGAAGATGTAATCTTTCTTATTGCTGCTGATATTACGAATACGCAAAAAGCGAATTCTATCCGAGCTAAGCTTTTGTGAAAGTCAAATATAACCAATCTTCAATTTCAGTAGAACTCCTACAATGAAAGTAAAAATATTTCTAGCATTAGCTGTTGTAGCACTTTTTTTCTTTGTGGGTACTCTTTTAGAAAAAGAGCTCATAGAACTTAAGAATGAAGATAAAAGCAAAGTAAATCTACGTTTTGGAAGTATGGCTATGAAGTTCTACAAATTTGGAGGAATTCTTCAAGTAATACTCGGGCTTTACCTCATGTACCTTCCTTTTGACATGCAAGGGGAATCTGCCTTAGCACTAGCTTTTTTCCCTATTGGCTGTATAATGTGTATAATAGGTGGACTTTTTCTAGACCATGTTTACATAGAAAAGAATAGAGATGTCATCTACGACAAGGTTCAAAACCTTCTTCTAATCAGAAAAGGAACTAAAATGGAGGTGATAAACTTAGATGCAGACCATTTAAAAGTTCAAGAACGAAAAGCATTAGGTAAAACAGGTTTAGGTAGTCTTGTTATAGAAACTGATGAGCATATTTTCCGTTTCTCATCGAGAATATTTTACGATGAAACACTTCTCTCCTTCCTAAGAAATCATCCTAGCTATCAGACTACAGAAGAAATTAAGGAGTTTTTCATCTGGTAATGACTAAAAAAGAAAAGAGCATCAAGGTTGACTTGATGCTCTTTTGATTTATAAACAAATTGCTTTTTACGCTTTGTTAGACTTTGCTCTTAGCCAAAAATCTGCAATAACGATTGCCGACATAGCTTCAACAATCGGAACAGCTCTAGGCACTACACAAGGGTCATGACGCCCTTTTCCTGAAACCGTAACCTCATTCCCGAACTTATCCACACTATCTTGATCTTTCATGATCGTAGCGACAGGCTTAAAAGCTGTACGGAAATAAATATCTTGTCCGTTGGAAATACCACCTTGCACACCTCCAGAGTAATTACTTGTGGTTTTTATATTTCCATCCTCATCTTTATAAAATGGATCATTATGTTCCGAACCACGCATTGAAACACCGTCAAAACCGCTTCCAATTTCGAAACCTTTGACTGCATTTATACTAAGCATCGCTTTCCCAAGTTCTGCATGCAAACGGTCAAACACAGGCTCTCCCAAGCCTACTGGAACACCTTTGATCACACAATCAACAACTCCACCTACAGTGTCTCTATCCTTACGAATTCCATCGATATAGGTAATCATTGCTTCCGCGACTTCAGCATCAGGACATCTAACAATATTAGATTCAATATTACCAAAGTCTAATTCCGAATAATGCTTTTCAAGCTTTACAGGCCCAGCTTGGGTTACATAAGCTGTACATTCTATACCTTTAGACTTCAAGAATAATTTCGCTAAAGCACCTGCTGCTACACGTGCAGCAGTTTCTCTTGCAGAACTACGTCCTCCACCTCTGTAATCACGAACACCATATTTTTCTTGATAAGTGTAATCGGCATGTGAAGGTCTGAACTGATCTTTAATATGGCCATAATCTTTACTTTTTTGGTCCTTATTCCAGATCAACATCATGATAGGCGTACCTGTAGTTACGCCTTCAAATACACCCGATAAAATTTCAACATGATCAGCCTCTTTTCGCTGAGTGGTAATCTTAGATTGACCAGGCTTACGTCTGTCTAACTCAGATTGGATAAAAGTTTCATCAACTTCAACTCCTGCAGGGCAACCATCAATAGTTACACCAATTGCTTTTCCATGAGATTCTCCAAATGTGGTTATTCTGAATATGTGTCCGAAACTATTCATTTAAAGAAGGATCTATTTTAAAATGACGAGAAATCAAAATATAATTATAGCTAGTAAAGTTAGAAAAGAATGGAGATAAAAAACGAGAATGATGGAGAAAATTTGAAGGGAGTTATACATCTTTTAGAAAAGGGCATAAAAAAAACTTCGGATTCCGAAGTTTCTTTTAACTTTCTAGTTAGTAACCCAAAAAACTAACTATTTTCTCATTGCTACTTTCTACTATGATCTTTAATATTTTTCCCTTAGTCGATATGATGCAAATATACGTAAATATTTAATTCTGCAAAGAGTTTATTGTATTTTTTTATTATAAACATTTACTAAAAATGATATGAACCTATTTTCATAAGATAGGTTTAAGATACCATAAAGTAAGATTTTAAAGATTTTACATCTATTTGTATTTAAATATCAATTCTTTACAATTTAACCAATACAAATGAAGCGAATTCTGATCACTGGAAGTAATGGATTACTCGGGCAAAAACTCCTGAAACTTTTTTCAAAAAGTGCTTACCAGAAAAAGTATAAAATAATCGCTTGCTCTAGAGGAGATGATAGATATATAGATACTGGCTATGATTTTATCTCATTAGATATCACAGATCAAGACGCAGTTGAGAAAGTAATAAGTGAACAAAAACCAGATTATGTTATTCATACTGCTGCAATTACTCGTGTAGATGACTGTGAGAATGATCGTGAAAAAGCCATACAAACAAATCAGAATGCAACTACCTATTTATTAGCAGCCTGCGAAAAAATAGGCAGTTTCTTTTTATACGTTTCCACGGATTTCATTTTTTCAGGTGAAAAGTCAATGCTCATAGAAGAAGATGAAGCCGAACCCGTCAATTTTTATGGAGAAACAAAACTGTGGTCTGAGAAGGCTACAATGAAATATAAACATGATTGGGCAATTGCTCGTACAGTCCTTGTTTACGGAGTTGTAAAAGATATGAGTCGCTCCAATTTATTGTTATGGGTAGAGAAAAGTCTCAAGAATAACACTCCTATAAAAGTAGTTTCGGATCAATGGCGAACACCTACTTATGCAGATGATTTGGCTCTCGGCTGCGCACTTATCATCGAGAATCATGCAAAAGGAATTTTCCATATCTCTGGAGAAGAATTGATGACGCCATACGACATGGCTATTCAGACAGCAGATTACTTAGGACTTGATAAAAATCTGATTTCGGCGACAAATGCCAGCGAATTTAAAGAAGTTGGTAAGCGTCCACCCAAGACAGGCTTCAATATTCAAAAAGCCAAGACCACTTTAGGCTTTCAGCCTTTATCATTTTTTGAAGGAATGAAAAAAATGTTTGAGGAAACCTCTATTATTTCAAAATCAGAATATTAGACCCGTCATTCACACACTTTTTTAACAATTATTAGAGTGGATAAATTTAAATATTTTATGGTGTATAAAAATTGTTTTTATACATTTGCATTCCCCAGAACAGGGCTTTCTATTTGAAAATCAACACTATAAGCTTAAGAGCAGATTTTAAGAAGAAAATTTCGGGGTTAGATTTGCGAAAATCTATCTGAACTCATAAATTTGCGAGCTTTTTAAAAGTAATTGATTTAGAGAGTATTAAGTGATTTCATAATTAATTTTTAGGACAGTGACAAAGGCAGAGGTAATCACAGAGATTGCAAATCAGACAGGGATTGATAAAGCAGAGGTAACAAGAACTGTAGAGACATTCTTCAAAGTAGTGAAGAATAGAATGGCTGATGGAGAAAATATCTACGTTAGAGGCTTCGGTTCTTTTGTTAATAAGAAAAGAGCAAGTAAAATAGGTCGTGATATCTCTAAAAATAAAGCGATCAAAATCGATGCTCACTACATTCCTAGCTTTAAACCTTCGAAAGCTTTCGTTGAAAAAGTGAAGAAAAGTGACCGTGTGTGGTTAGCAAACGAAGAAGCTAAATAATTTGCTTTTTTTGATACTGGGTAGAACTTTTTGAGTTCTACTCGGTTTACACTCCTAAAAACTAGACCACGAAAACATGCGTTCACCCCAACTTCTCATTTTAGCAGGTGCTGTTGTAGCATCAATTGGCCTTTTCTTTATGCCAAGAGCCGTATTGAAAAACAATGACAAGCAAGTTGAATCAACAACTTCAGAGTCAACTATGGAAGAAGCTAGCCATATGCCTATTCCGGCCAATCAAGCACAAGAAATTAATGATTTGCAAAAACAATTAGCTTCAGCAGAAGGTGAAAAAGCTGCTGAAATTAAGGAAAAGCTTATTGGAGCTTACGCTGTAGCAAGTCGATTTGATAGCGCTGCCTTTTATGCAGAAGAATTGTATGTTCAATCTTCAGAAGAAGATCCTTATTTATACCAAGCAGCGAACCTTTATTACGATGCATTTACTTTTGCAGTAAAAGAAGGACGTAGCAAATATTTTGGTGAAAAAGCACAAGAGTTGATGGGTAAATACCTTGAATCGCATCCAGACTCATTAGATATGGAAGTAAAACTAGGTATGACTTATATCAATTCTCAAGGGCCAATGCAAGGGGTAATGAAGATCCGAGAGGTCTTACAAAAAGATCCGAATCATAGATTAGCACTATTTAATTTAGGACTTCTATCTATGCGATCAGGGCAGTTTGATAAGGCAAAGGGACGTTTTGAAAAACTTGTTTCCTTGGATCAAAATGATTTTCAAAGTCGTTTTTATTTGGGTGTAAGTATGAAAGAACTTGGCGACATTGATTCGGCTAAAAAAGAACTTTTATACATCAAAGAGCATACTGCTGATCCAACCATTTTACAAACAGTAGATACCTATTTGAGTGAGCTTTCACAATAATTTTTATCTATAGTTTCGTAAGATTCAAAAAGATGTGCTAAATTTGCGTGTTGTTTTCCTTGATGCGCAATAGAAGCATTCATAGTAAACGATTTTAGAACATTTAAATTATAGAAGTTATGCCTTGCGGTAAAAAGAGAAAAAGACATAAGATTTCTACTCATAAGAGAAAGAAAAGATTAAGAAAAAACAGACATAAGAAGAAGTAATTTATTCTTCTTTGAAGACCTTGGTGTGAAATTAGGCTATAATTTTATGTCAAGGTCTCAGTACTTTTTAGACGATAAAAATATAAGGGCTTTGCCCTTTTTGTTTAAGAAGCCAAATGTATTAGAAACAAACTTTGCTTCTGATACATCTTTTATACAACGTTTCATATAAACTTTTGTCGAGTTGAGTAATGAATTAGTCATCAATTCAGCTCAAAATGGCGGCCGTATAGCTCTCTTACGAGATAAAAGTCTTGTAGAACTTCATTATGAAAATGATACAGACAAGTTTACCGTAGGAGATATTTATTTGGGAGTAGTTCGGAAAGTAGTTCCGGGACTCAACGCAGCTTTTATCGACATTGGCTACGAAAAAGATGCCTTTTTACATTATTTGGACTTAGGTCCAAGGGTAAGGTCATTGCAAAAATACATCAAACTTGCTCAAGGGAAGAATGGGAAATATCTCAGCCCCAAATTAGGTAAGTTTAGGATGGAACCCGAGATTGATAAACTCGGTAAAATCAATGAAGTATTTAAGCAAAACCAAAAAATACTAGTACAGGTTGTAAAAGAACCTATCTCCACAAAAGGACCTCGTCTTTCTTGTGAACTATCCATCGCTGGAAGATATTTAGTATTAGTTCCCTTTTCAAATTCAATCAACATATCTAAAAAGGTAACCGATTCTGCTGAAAGAAAACGTCTTCTAAGACTAATTTCATCCATCAAGCCAGACAACTTCGGGGTTATTATTAGAACCGTAGCTGAAGGGCAAGATGTAGCCGAACTAGATAAAGACTTACGAAACTTACTAGCAAAGTGGACTAAAGGCGTAGAGACACTCAAAAGTGCAAAACCTCGTCAGAAAGTAGTAGGGGAAATGAGCAAAGCAACTTCTATGTTGCGTGATATGCTCAATGAAAGCTTCGATAGTATCACCGTTGATGATGCCTCTACTCATGATGAGATCAAGAACTTTATCCATCAAATTGCCCCAGAAAAAGAAAATATAGTTAAGCTATATTCAGGCAAAGCCAAAATTTTTGAGCATTACGGAATTGAAAAACAACTAAAGGTGCTCTTCGGACAAACGGTAAGTTTGCCCAACGGAGGGTATCTAGTAATTGAACACACGGAGGCTCTTCATGTTATTGACGTGAATAGCGGTAATAAGTCCAACTCTGAGAGCGATCAAGAAACCACGGCATTCAATGTAAATATTGAAGCAGGTACAGAAATCGCTAGACAACTTAGACTCAGAGATATGGGAGGTATCATAGTGATCGACTTCATTGATATGAAGAAGGCAGAACATCGCAAAAAGGTCTACGACCATATGCGTAAAGAGATGAAATCTGACCGATCTAAATACACGATCCTTCCTTTAAGTAAGTTTGGACTTATGCAGATTACTCGTCAAAGAGTAAGACCTGAACTAAATATTGTAACCCAAGAAAAGTGCCCTTCTTGCGGAGGAACCGGTAAAATATCTGCTTCGATCATTATTCCAGATCAAATAGAAGGTCATCTGGATTATATCTTAGCGAAACAAAACGAGAAAAAGGTTACGCTTTATGTGCACCCATTCTTGTTTGCCTATTTCAAAAACGGTTTCCCTTCAAGACAAATGAAGTGGTTCTTGCAATATTACAGATGGGTTAAGATCGTAGAGGATTCCTCTTTGGGAATATCAGATTACCGCTTCCAAAACAGTCGTGGGGAGCAAATAGAACTATCCTAAGTTAGCAAAGAGAACATTACAAGCCCCGAATTTAAATATTCGGGGTTTTTTTATAATAATTTATAATATCAAAACATATTAAGCGTTGATAAGTCATAAGGTAACAAGATTATTTCCATCTATTATAGCATAATCAACTATATCTCTGTTTTCCATATTATTTATAGTAGTAAAGAAAGGTACATAGGAATTCTATGGGTTGAACTAAATTGACTATTTCTTCCTTGTCTTATTCGGATATCAACAACTTCGATCAAGATTTTTTCCTACTAAAACCAGACTAATCAGATCGTTACTTTAAGTTTTTGACCTATTAGCTAAACTTTAAATCCAAAATTTTAGGTATGGCAACTACATTTAATGCCAGTATTCGTTGGCAAGAAACGCTTAAAACTACGGAGAAGAATGTTCGAAGAAACGAACCCATTGAAGCTCCTGAGTGGTTGAAAAAGCATTTTATACCAAACGAAAAAATACGATTAGCTAATCAGCGAATCGTGAAATGGGAAATGATTTGGGTGATTTTTGCCTCACTTCCTGTATTATACACATATTTCTTAGGAGAAAACATCAATTTCAACCTATTCATAAATAGCTTCAGTTTTGCTAGTATTTTAACTTCAGTATTCAATCTCAAGTTAAAAAAACAAGGATTCTTTATCCTCTCGACACTAGGAACTTGTGCTAGTATAGCCTTACTTTTCGCTAATCACATTCTTTTACCTACCTCTATTTTTCTTGGGCTATCTGCATTACTATTTATTCAAATCAATAACGTTTATAGCAACAGAGACTTTATAAAAGCACAAAGCTTTGGTACAGTACATTCTGTTTGGACAGAGAACGAACGTTACTTCTTCCTTCATACTGATCTTCTATTTTTATTAGATCGTATTCACCCTTCTTATTGGAAAAAACGTCTTTCAAAAATTTATTTCAATGCAAATAAAGTTATAGTCTATGATTCTGTAGGCAATAAAATGTACTTGAATAAATCTGACGCGACGCTAAAAAATAATTCACTGATTATCAACAATGACACTTACTCTTTAATGGGTTGGGACAAAGATGCTAAGGCTGTAAT
Coding sequences within:
- a CDS encoding rubredoxin codes for the protein MIRHKNIVRRFTLGGLISISEVLKITATAEEMGARFLQLGSRQDILFSIKDFKDVNGNIVTLKHIQTSKPRQGESHNIQSSFITHSIIESTTEWLTEDVYRSVLTSFPLHPSVKINVTDPKQTLVPLFAGHLNFVASEIPNYWFFFIRKMNEYDALWSCPNLIHSHQLSKITKYIESNELIESVTDWDSEWEHISKSLGLRQQYDATQFEYHNKPFSCYEGFHKVDSNNYWLGLYWRDNKISISFLKALCALCLNNQIDELRISPWKSLIINGISEVHLKIWDKLLGKFGINIRHSALELNWHLPVMDESALALKNYIVRCLHKQDISTHGLSFSIKSNERFTFTPVVIERTFTNSNWEHDSYNILYAHNYDPSTLTYHPFVKEVSKEVIPPLLSEISENYYLQLEGQESAGTDKYKTVYQCTNCFEYYQEHQLQVESMLLMSFQELPKEFCCTNCGAGKKSFIEMIEEVK
- the aroC gene encoding chorismate synthase; the protein is MNSFGHIFRITTFGESHGKAIGVTIDGCPAGVEVDETFIQSELDRRKPGQSKITTQRKEADHVEILSGVFEGVTTGTPIMMLIWNKDQKSKDYGHIKDQFRPSHADYTYQEKYGVRDYRGGGRSSARETAARVAAGALAKLFLKSKGIECTAYVTQAGPVKLEKHYSELDFGNIESNIVRCPDAEVAEAMITYIDGIRKDRDTVGGVVDCVIKGVPVGLGEPVFDRLHAELGKAMLSINAVKGFEIGSGFDGVSMRGSEHNDPFYKDEDGNIKTTSNYSGGVQGGISNGQDIYFRTAFKPVATIMKDQDSVDKFGNEVTVSGKGRHDPCVVPRAVPIVEAMSAIVIADFWLRAKSNKA
- a CDS encoding SDR family oxidoreductase; this translates as MKRILITGSNGLLGQKLLKLFSKSAYQKKYKIIACSRGDDRYIDTGYDFISLDITDQDAVEKVISEQKPDYVIHTAAITRVDDCENDREKAIQTNQNATTYLLAACEKIGSFFLYVSTDFIFSGEKSMLIEEDEAEPVNFYGETKLWSEKATMKYKHDWAIARTVLVYGVVKDMSRSNLLLWVEKSLKNNTPIKVVSDQWRTPTYADDLALGCALIIENHAKGIFHISGEELMTPYDMAIQTADYLGLDKNLISATNASEFKEVGKRPPKTGFNIQKAKTTLGFQPLSFFEGMKKMFEETSIISKSEY
- a CDS encoding HU family DNA-binding protein — encoded protein: MTKAEVITEIANQTGIDKAEVTRTVETFFKVVKNRMADGENIYVRGFGSFVNKKRASKIGRDISKNKAIKIDAHYIPSFKPSKAFVEKVKKSDRVWLANEEAK
- a CDS encoding tetratricopeptide repeat protein, whose product is MRSPQLLILAGAVVASIGLFFMPRAVLKNNDKQVESTTSESTMEEASHMPIPANQAQEINDLQKQLASAEGEKAAEIKEKLIGAYAVASRFDSAAFYAEELYVQSSEEDPYLYQAANLYYDAFTFAVKEGRSKYFGEKAQELMGKYLESHPDSLDMEVKLGMTYINSQGPMQGVMKIREVLQKDPNHRLALFNLGLLSMRSGQFDKAKGRFEKLVSLDQNDFQSRFYLGVSMKELGDIDSAKKELLYIKEHTADPTILQTVDTYLSELSQ
- a CDS encoding Rne/Rng family ribonuclease, which codes for MSNELVINSAQNGGRIALLRDKSLVELHYENDTDKFTVGDIYLGVVRKVVPGLNAAFIDIGYEKDAFLHYLDLGPRVRSLQKYIKLAQGKNGKYLSPKLGKFRMEPEIDKLGKINEVFKQNQKILVQVVKEPISTKGPRLSCELSIAGRYLVLVPFSNSINISKKVTDSAERKRLLRLISSIKPDNFGVIIRTVAEGQDVAELDKDLRNLLAKWTKGVETLKSAKPRQKVVGEMSKATSMLRDMLNESFDSITVDDASTHDEIKNFIHQIAPEKENIVKLYSGKAKIFEHYGIEKQLKVLFGQTVSLPNGGYLVIEHTEALHVIDVNSGNKSNSESDQETTAFNVNIEAGTEIARQLRLRDMGGIIVIDFIDMKKAEHRKKVYDHMRKEMKSDRSKYTILPLSKFGLMQITRQRVRPELNIVTQEKCPSCGGTGKISASIIIPDQIEGHLDYILAKQNEKKVTLYVHPFLFAYFKNGFPSRQMKWFLQYYRWVKIVEDSSLGISDYRFQNSRGEQIELS